The Trueperaceae bacterium genome window below encodes:
- a CDS encoding chloride channel protein, translating to MSRLLELLRRYLPRRDGSEGQGFLAKWALLGTLIGAVAGLGSALFFYALETATDLFLGRLAGYRPPLPLGEGGTGAAPGAAVPWLVPLVVAGGGVLSGLIVARLAPEAEGHGTDAAIRAVHRDAGRVRRRIPLVKLVASAITIGSGGSGGREGPSAQISAGFGSALADWLRLSAQDRRIAVAAGMGAGIGAIFRAPLGGALMAAEILYLHDLETDAIIPGLIASIVGYSVFGAIYGFEPIFGAQPQIALDSPLQLPYYALLGLACGLVGIVYAETFYGVSAAFRRLRWPAWLKPALGGLAVGLLGLALPQVLHTGYGWVQLGMSTAVLELPLAVVLVVPFAKILATALSIGSGGSGGIFGPGMVIGGLLGAALWRLGHGVLPHLPDQPAPFVIVGMMALFGGIAHAPLAMMLMVAEMTGNLSLLAPAMIAVALATALVGERTIYRAQLPNRAASPAHRVRMAFPLLSSLSVRDAMRSADVVAEDASLDEARAALGTDGAVVLRDGRPVGVLTSASLADAPGGARAGDAMRPCAPLAADLPLDEALQALDDAGLGWLPVVDDGRLVGRVGTRGIIRTYKETLGRGVRRVSALPPETALLEATVSAASPVAGRSLAEARLPAATLVVSLVRDGAVTYPRGDTVVAAGDRLTVLTAAGAEDEVKRYLVGE from the coding sequence GTGAGCCGCCTGCTGGAGCTCCTGCGCCGGTACCTGCCCAGACGCGACGGCTCCGAGGGCCAGGGCTTCCTGGCGAAGTGGGCGCTGCTCGGCACGCTGATCGGCGCCGTGGCCGGGCTCGGGTCGGCCCTGTTCTTCTACGCCCTCGAAACGGCGACGGACCTCTTCCTGGGGCGCCTCGCCGGCTACCGGCCCCCGCTGCCCCTCGGCGAGGGAGGCACCGGCGCCGCGCCGGGGGCGGCTGTGCCCTGGCTGGTGCCTCTCGTCGTGGCGGGCGGCGGAGTGCTGTCCGGGCTCATCGTCGCGAGGCTCGCTCCCGAGGCCGAGGGACACGGCACCGACGCGGCGATAAGGGCGGTCCACAGGGACGCGGGGCGGGTGAGGCGCCGGATACCCCTCGTGAAGCTCGTCGCCTCCGCCATCACGATCGGCTCGGGCGGCTCCGGCGGTCGCGAGGGCCCGTCCGCGCAGATCTCGGCGGGCTTCGGCTCGGCGCTGGCCGACTGGCTGCGCCTGAGCGCGCAGGACCGCCGCATCGCCGTGGCGGCCGGGATGGGCGCCGGCATCGGCGCGATCTTCAGGGCGCCCCTCGGCGGCGCGCTGATGGCCGCGGAGATCCTCTACCTGCACGACCTCGAGACCGACGCCATCATCCCGGGACTCATCGCGTCGATCGTCGGCTACAGCGTGTTCGGCGCGATCTACGGCTTCGAGCCGATCTTCGGGGCGCAGCCGCAGATCGCCCTCGACTCGCCGCTGCAGCTCCCCTACTACGCGCTGCTCGGCCTCGCCTGCGGGCTGGTGGGCATCGTGTACGCCGAGACGTTCTACGGCGTGTCCGCGGCCTTCCGGCGCCTGCGCTGGCCGGCCTGGCTCAAGCCCGCCCTGGGCGGTCTGGCGGTGGGGCTGCTCGGGCTCGCGCTCCCGCAGGTGCTGCACACCGGCTACGGCTGGGTGCAGCTCGGCATGAGCACGGCCGTCCTCGAGCTGCCGCTCGCCGTCGTCCTCGTCGTCCCCTTCGCGAAGATCCTGGCGACGGCGCTGTCGATAGGCTCGGGCGGCTCCGGCGGCATCTTCGGCCCCGGCATGGTGATCGGCGGGCTGCTGGGGGCGGCCCTGTGGCGGCTGGGCCACGGCGTGCTCCCCCACCTGCCGGACCAGCCCGCGCCCTTCGTGATCGTGGGGATGATGGCGCTCTTCGGCGGCATCGCGCACGCGCCCCTGGCGATGATGCTGATGGTCGCCGAGATGACCGGCAACCTGTCGCTGCTGGCGCCGGCGATGATCGCCGTCGCCCTCGCGACGGCGCTCGTCGGCGAGCGCACGATCTACCGCGCGCAGCTCCCGAACAGGGCGGCGTCGCCGGCGCACCGGGTGAGGATGGCCTTCCCCCTCCTCTCCTCGCTCTCCGTGCGGGACGCGATGCGATCGGCCGACGTCGTCGCGGAGGACGCGTCCCTCGACGAGGCGCGCGCCGCCCTGGGCACGGACGGCGCCGTGGTGCTGCGGGACGGCCGGCCCGTCGGCGTCCTCACGTCCGCCTCGCTGGCCGACGCCCCCGGCGGCGCCAGGGCGGGAGACGCGATGCGGCCCTGCGCTCCCCTGGCGGCCGACCTGCCTCTCGACGAGGCCCTGCAGGCCCTCGACGACGCCGGCCTGGGGTGGCTGCCCGTGGTGGACGACGGTCGGCTCGTCGGCCGCGTCGGCACGCGCGGCATCATCCGGACCTACAAGGAGACGCTGGGGCGGGGCGTGCGCCGCGTGTCCGCGCTGCCGCCCGAGACCGCGCTGCTCGAGGCCACGGTGTCGGCGGCCTCGCCCGTCGCCGGCAGGTCGCTGGCGGAGGCGCGGCTGCCGGCCGCGACCCTGGTCGTGTCGCTGGTGCGGGACGGCGCCGTGACCTACCCGAGGGGCGACACCGTGGTCGCGGCGGGCGACAGGCTCACGGTGCTCACGGCCGCCGGCGCGGAGGACGAGGTGAAGCGCTACCTGGTGGGCGAGTGA
- the serS gene encoding serine--tRNA ligase — protein sequence MLDLRFVRDNPDAVRRAMRAKMMADELPKLEQLLRLDEEHRLVKRDLEEKQAQRNADSRTVGEMKRRGQDDPELMARLAELSGEVKRLEDLERSLHQQIGQLLLAVPNLPHESVPYGESEHDNVVVKEWGEGPALDFEPRAHWDLMTARGWLDLEAGVKLAGAGFPVFRREGSKLVRALQAYFLDRLAAHGYEEVVPPVLVNAESATATGQLPDKEGQMYEVTGGLYLVPTSEVPLTNLHRDEILDTASLPLRYCAFTACFRREAGSHGKDVRGLNRVHQFDKVEMVQFTTPERSYEALEEMVAVSESLLEELGLPYRRLLMCTGDLGFTQAKKYDLEVWSAGQGRWLEVSSVSNLEAFQANRLRTRARPGGVNGKGRPEPVHTLNGSALAFPRTIAALVENNQRRDGTVEVPDALAGYLGTKVL from the coding sequence ATGCTCGACCTGCGCTTCGTCCGCGACAACCCCGACGCCGTGAGACGCGCGATGCGCGCGAAGATGATGGCAGACGAGCTCCCCAAGCTCGAGCAGCTGCTGCGCCTCGACGAGGAGCACAGGCTCGTCAAGCGGGACCTCGAGGAGAAGCAGGCCCAGCGCAACGCGGACAGCCGCACGGTCGGCGAGATGAAGCGCCGCGGGCAGGACGACCCCGAGCTGATGGCGCGCCTGGCCGAGCTCTCCGGCGAGGTCAAGCGCCTCGAGGACCTCGAGCGCAGCCTGCACCAGCAGATCGGCCAGCTCCTCCTCGCCGTCCCGAACCTCCCCCACGAGAGCGTCCCCTACGGGGAGAGCGAGCACGACAACGTCGTCGTGAAGGAGTGGGGCGAGGGGCCCGCGCTCGACTTCGAGCCGAGGGCCCACTGGGACCTGATGACCGCGCGCGGTTGGCTCGACCTCGAGGCCGGCGTGAAGCTGGCGGGCGCCGGCTTCCCCGTGTTCAGGCGCGAGGGCAGCAAGCTCGTGCGGGCGCTGCAGGCGTACTTCCTCGACAGGCTGGCGGCCCACGGCTACGAGGAGGTGGTGCCGCCGGTGCTGGTGAACGCCGAGTCGGCGACGGCCACGGGCCAGCTCCCCGACAAGGAGGGGCAGATGTACGAGGTGACGGGCGGGCTCTACCTCGTCCCCACCTCCGAGGTGCCCCTGACGAACCTGCACCGCGACGAGATCCTCGACACCGCCAGCCTGCCGCTCCGCTACTGCGCCTTCACCGCCTGCTTCCGCCGCGAGGCCGGCAGCCACGGCAAGGACGTGCGGGGGCTGAACCGCGTGCACCAGTTCGACAAGGTCGAGATGGTCCAGTTCACGACCCCGGAGCGCAGCTACGAGGCGCTGGAGGAGATGGTCGCGGTCTCCGAGTCGCTGCTGGAGGAGCTCGGCCTGCCCTACCGCCGCCTGCTCATGTGCACCGGTGACCTGGGCTTCACGCAGGCGAAGAAGTACGACCTCGAGGTGTGGAGCGCCGGGCAGGGCCGCTGGCTCGAGGTCTCGAGCGTCAGCAACCTCGAGGCGTTCCAGGCGAACCGGCTGCGCACCAGGGCCCGCCCCGGCGGGGTGAACGGCAAGGGCAGGCCGGAGCCCGTGCACACGCTGAACGGCAGCGCGCTGGCGTTCCCGCGCACGATCGCCGCGCTGGTCGAGAACAACCAACGCCGGGACGGCACCGTCGAGGTGCCGGACGCGCTGGCCGGGTACCTCGGCACGAAGGTCCTCTGA
- a CDS encoding HD domain-containing phosphohydrolase, giving the protein MFRRLLSRPENAPETDQLDVAVRVLRAARPQERSEEALKGLRGALGGDARGYVVRGDDASGYAFDAQVGYGAALLEIAPGHGPWRSPGPRVVANHIAEMFTPNDAAKRAQYSDLGLRDATSTLVVPVAGGYAAYGALVMHRHGGPAFGDEELRLATRWGALLGEAQAQALELRRSKLSLVEFTRAFTQAFEAQDFAQLGHAERVTAYALALGRALGLPAKQQADLYFAAMLHDIGKLGSGLDLRLEDLEHPQRGANMVASAAMLKEAAEGIRHHHEAWDGSGFPSGLRKDAIPLLARIVAVADTFDVLSSERGQALPLREVEKALEARSGGELDPSLVSLFVGNILRQGKDTAELGTLQATDLPF; this is encoded by the coding sequence GTGTTCAGACGCCTCTTGAGCAGGCCGGAGAACGCACCGGAGACCGACCAGCTGGACGTCGCGGTGCGCGTCCTGCGCGCCGCCAGGCCGCAGGAGCGCAGCGAGGAGGCACTCAAGGGCCTGCGCGGCGCCCTGGGCGGCGACGCGCGCGGCTACGTCGTCCGGGGCGACGACGCCTCGGGCTACGCCTTCGACGCCCAGGTGGGCTACGGCGCCGCGCTGCTCGAGATCGCCCCGGGCCACGGGCCCTGGCGCTCGCCGGGACCGCGGGTCGTCGCCAACCACATCGCCGAGATGTTCACGCCGAACGACGCCGCCAAGCGCGCGCAGTACTCCGACCTCGGCCTGCGCGACGCCACGTCCACGCTGGTCGTGCCGGTCGCCGGCGGCTACGCCGCCTACGGCGCGCTGGTCATGCACCGCCACGGCGGACCGGCGTTCGGGGACGAGGAGCTGAGGCTGGCGACGAGGTGGGGCGCCCTCCTCGGCGAGGCCCAGGCGCAGGCGCTCGAGCTGAGGCGGTCGAAGCTCAGCCTCGTGGAGTTCACGCGCGCGTTCACGCAGGCGTTCGAGGCGCAGGACTTCGCGCAGCTCGGCCACGCCGAGCGGGTGACCGCCTACGCGCTCGCCCTGGGACGCGCCCTGGGCCTCCCCGCGAAGCAGCAGGCCGACCTCTACTTCGCTGCCATGCTGCACGACATCGGCAAGCTCGGCTCGGGCCTCGACCTCAGGCTCGAGGACCTCGAGCACCCGCAGCGCGGCGCGAACATGGTGGCGTCGGCGGCGATGCTCAAGGAGGCCGCCGAGGGCATCAGGCACCACCACGAGGCCTGGGACGGCTCCGGCTTCCCCAGCGGCCTGCGCAAGGACGCCATCCCGCTGCTGGCGCGCATCGTCGCCGTGGCCGACACGTTCGACGTGCTCTCCAGCGAGCGCGGCCAGGCGCTGCCGCTGCGCGAGGTCGAGAAGGCGCTCGAGGCTCGGTCGGGCGGCGAGCTCGACCCTTCCCTCGTCTCGCTGTTCGTGGGCAACATCCTCAGGCAGGGCAAGGACACGGCGGAGCTCGGCACGCTGCAGGCCACCGACCTGCCGTTCTAG
- a CDS encoding DUF3108 domain-containing protein: protein MSVEVVSYRLTYRGRPAGTQVLKTEVTGTVRRMEARAAFQGLLGNATVVQRSRSSAQHHHSLRFSEETQEREGRRVFDVEFDAASGLVRATTGPKDVATAPYIRPYRDPLSLLGQVRALAGESAHGVAMLGKDVTVLLAGEVELATALGDRRAWAYVVHPGGSIVYVDMEAPHTILKLTQRLPDGHLDSLIVSVATEPTLDGFGDEGGKRGQQQRRRGRRRPRRRRRG, encoded by the coding sequence ATGAGCGTCGAGGTCGTGAGCTACCGGCTCACCTACCGCGGACGGCCCGCGGGCACACAGGTCCTCAAGACAGAGGTGACGGGCACGGTCAGGCGCATGGAGGCGAGGGCGGCCTTCCAGGGTCTCCTCGGCAACGCCACGGTCGTCCAGCGCAGCCGCTCCAGCGCCCAGCACCACCACAGCCTCCGCTTCTCCGAGGAGACGCAGGAGCGCGAGGGCAGGCGCGTCTTCGACGTCGAGTTCGACGCCGCCAGCGGCCTCGTGCGCGCCACGACCGGCCCGAAGGACGTGGCGACGGCGCCCTACATCAGGCCGTACCGCGACCCGCTGTCGCTGCTCGGCCAGGTGCGCGCGCTGGCCGGCGAGAGCGCCCACGGCGTGGCCATGCTCGGCAAGGACGTCACCGTGCTCCTCGCCGGCGAGGTCGAGCTCGCGACAGCGCTGGGCGACCGGCGCGCCTGGGCCTACGTCGTCCACCCCGGCGGCTCCATCGTCTACGTCGACATGGAGGCGCCGCACACGATCCTCAAGCTCACCCAGCGCCTGCCCGACGGTCACCTCGACTCGCTGATCGTCAGCGTCGCCACCGAGCCCACCCTGGACGGCTTCGGCGACGAGGGCGGCAAGCGCGGTCAGCAGCAGCGCCGCCGCGGTCGCCGCCGCCCCCGCCGGCGCCGGCGCGGCTGA
- a CDS encoding Mur ligase family protein, whose amino-acid sequence MYAQTRAGGRRHPGRAARLLDELGLEPPPRLVRVVGTNGKGTVSHLIAAGLTAAGHRTGLFLSPHVERFEERVSVDGARVTAAEVVGFVARAREALARYAPDGDSRPAFFELTLALALDAFARRGTEWAVLEAGVGGATDATTAAAAPGRVRLVVLTNVDLDHVATIGPGLADIAREKAGAFAAGVPAVTAACGPSLEVVRAVAAAVGAPLHEVEPLRPGESTRSANERLAARALELLGVPEDARAAALAAPPLPGRGERFVARAREVLLDGAHDPAAAARLAQEAGEGFTLLFGALTRKQGTATLAALEPHAAAVVITEAAPGEGVDHLLGPGREVVPDPAAALRRALALTPEGGRVVVAGSLYLAGRLRPLLDSPAAWSR is encoded by the coding sequence CTGTACGCGCAGACGCGCGCGGGCGGCAGGCGCCACCCGGGTCGCGCGGCGCGTCTCCTGGACGAGCTCGGGCTGGAGCCGCCGCCCCGCCTCGTGCGCGTGGTGGGCACGAACGGCAAGGGGACCGTGTCGCACCTCATCGCCGCCGGCCTCACCGCCGCCGGCCACAGGACGGGGCTCTTCCTCTCGCCGCACGTCGAGCGCTTCGAGGAGCGCGTGTCGGTGGACGGCGCGCGCGTCACCGCGGCGGAGGTCGTGGGGTTCGTGGCCCGCGCTCGCGAGGCCCTCGCGCGCTACGCGCCCGACGGCGACTCGCGCCCCGCCTTCTTCGAGCTGACGCTGGCCCTGGCCCTCGACGCGTTCGCCCGCCGCGGGACCGAGTGGGCGGTGCTGGAGGCCGGCGTCGGCGGCGCCACCGACGCCACGACCGCGGCCGCGGCGCCGGGCCGCGTGAGGCTCGTCGTGCTCACGAACGTCGACCTCGACCACGTCGCGACGATAGGCCCCGGCCTGGCGGACATCGCCCGCGAGAAGGCCGGCGCCTTCGCCGCCGGCGTGCCGGCGGTCACCGCCGCCTGCGGGCCGTCCCTGGAGGTCGTGCGCGCGGTCGCCGCCGCGGTGGGCGCGCCGCTGCACGAGGTCGAGCCCCTGCGGCCCGGCGAGAGCACGCGGTCCGCGAACGAGCGCCTCGCCGCCAGGGCGCTGGAGCTGCTGGGCGTGCCGGAGGACGCCCGCGCCGCGGCGCTGGCCGCCCCTCCCCTGCCGGGACGCGGCGAGCGCTTCGTGGCGAGGGCGCGCGAAGTCCTCCTCGACGGGGCCCACGACCCGGCCGCCGCGGCCAGGCTGGCGCAGGAGGCCGGCGAGGGCTTCACGCTGCTGTTCGGGGCGCTGACCCGCAAGCAGGGCACGGCCACGTTGGCCGCGCTCGAGCCGCACGCCGCAGCTGTCGTGATCACCGAGGCCGCTCCCGGCGAGGGCGTCGACCACCTCCTCGGTCCCGGCCGCGAGGTCGTGCCGGACCCAGCGGCCGCCCTGCGGCGGGCGTTGGCGCTCACGCCGGAGGGCGGACGCGTCGTCGTGGCCGGCTCCCTCTACCTGGCCGGCAGGCTGAGGCCCCTGCTAGACTCGCCGGCGGCATGGAGCCGGTAG
- the rimO gene encoding 30S ribosomal protein S12 methylthiotransferase RimO, with translation MEPVGASTPRDDAARTSGRVGFVSLGCPKALVDSERILSQLRADGYELVSSYEDAELVVVNTCGFITPAVEESLDAIGEALRETGRVVVTGCLGERPEKVMERHPQVLAVTGQADVDGVMRAVRQALPLARDPFTSLLPMAAVGGRAAVPDRVRLTPRHYAYLKVAEGCDHRCSFCIIPQLRGNLASRPAADVVYEARRLVASGAKELLLIAQDLSAYGNDLRHATSTLDGREVRAHLVDLVTELSELGVWLRLHYVYPYPHVVRLVELMAEGKVLPYLDVPLQHASTRVLRAMRRPGGSVSHLETIRRWREVCPEITLRSTFIVGFPGETEEDFQELLDFLAAARLDRVGAFTYSEVEGADANALPGAVPEEVKRERYARLMELQASVSRAKLAAKVGEELSVIVDDYGELPGEVVGRSEGDAPDIDGVVRALGDGTVKIGDVVRVRVTDAGDHDLEGEVVGRVDLRPAVPVLAR, from the coding sequence ATGGAGCCGGTAGGCGCCAGCACTCCGCGAGACGACGCGGCCAGGACGAGCGGCCGGGTGGGGTTCGTCTCCCTCGGCTGCCCCAAGGCGCTTGTCGACAGCGAGCGCATCCTCAGCCAGCTCAGGGCCGACGGCTACGAGCTCGTGAGCAGCTACGAGGACGCCGAGCTCGTCGTCGTGAACACCTGCGGGTTCATCACCCCCGCCGTCGAGGAGTCGCTCGACGCCATCGGGGAGGCGCTGCGCGAGACGGGCCGGGTCGTCGTCACCGGCTGCCTCGGCGAGCGGCCCGAGAAGGTCATGGAGCGCCACCCGCAGGTGCTCGCCGTCACCGGCCAGGCCGACGTGGACGGCGTGATGCGCGCGGTGCGCCAGGCGCTGCCGCTGGCGCGCGACCCCTTCACGAGCCTGCTGCCGATGGCCGCCGTCGGCGGGCGCGCAGCCGTCCCGGACCGCGTGAGACTGACCCCGCGCCACTACGCCTACCTGAAGGTCGCCGAGGGCTGCGACCACCGCTGCAGCTTCTGCATCATCCCGCAGCTGCGCGGGAACCTGGCGTCGCGTCCGGCCGCCGACGTCGTCTACGAGGCCAGGCGCCTCGTCGCCTCCGGCGCCAAGGAGCTGCTGCTAATCGCCCAGGACCTCTCGGCCTACGGCAACGACCTGAGGCACGCGACCTCCACCCTCGACGGACGCGAGGTCAGGGCGCACCTCGTCGACCTCGTCACCGAGCTGAGCGAGCTGGGCGTCTGGCTGCGGCTCCACTACGTCTACCCCTACCCGCACGTGGTCAGGCTCGTCGAGCTGATGGCCGAGGGCAAGGTGCTCCCCTACCTCGACGTGCCGCTGCAGCACGCCTCGACGCGCGTCCTGCGCGCGATGCGCCGGCCGGGCGGGTCCGTGAGCCACCTCGAGACGATCCGCCGCTGGCGCGAGGTCTGCCCCGAGATCACCCTGCGCTCGACCTTCATCGTCGGCTTCCCCGGCGAGACCGAGGAGGACTTCCAGGAGCTGCTCGACTTCCTGGCCGCAGCCCGCCTCGACCGCGTGGGGGCGTTCACCTACAGCGAGGTCGAGGGCGCCGACGCCAACGCCCTGCCCGGCGCCGTGCCGGAGGAGGTCAAGCGGGAGCGCTACGCGCGCCTCATGGAGCTGCAGGCGTCCGTGAGCCGGGCGAAGCTGGCGGCGAAGGTGGGCGAGGAGCTGAGCGTGATCGTCGACGACTACGGCGAGCTGCCCGGCGAGGTCGTCGGCCGCAGCGAGGGCGACGCGCCCGACATCGACGGCGTCGTGCGCGCGCTGGGCGACGGCACCGTGAAGATCGGCGACGTCGTGCGGGTCAGGGTCACGGACGCCGGCGACCACGACCTCGAGGGCGAGGTCGTCGGGCGGGTCGACCTGCGGCCCGCCGTGCCGGTCCTGGCCCGCTGA
- a CDS encoding PilT/PilU family type 4a pilus ATPase, producing the protein MSDAPSRGVRIADLLKTMVARGASDIHLQAGAPPHTRIDGELQPYEGVPPLTPEQTEQIALAMMTESQRDLFRHRHEIDFAFNIPNIARFRCNVLRQRGSVGIVMRVIRDAIPSFEALGLPNAVVTELASQPRGLVLVTGPTGSGKTTTLAAMIDFINRRFAKNVITIEDPIEILHRNQKSLVVQREIGLDTSDFVGALKYAMRQDPDVIMVGEMRDKETVEAALSAAQTGHLVFSTLHTLDAIRTVNRIIDFFPPHERDQIRILLADSLLGILSQRLLPRADGPGRALAVEVLVNTPLIRDYIKDEEKTPLIKEALMQDNLRGMQTFDQHLVELYLQGRITLEDATFTATSPHEFRLMVTQQRGGLGIEEEREFERLVQPRGPLG; encoded by the coding sequence ATGAGTGACGCACCCTCACGCGGCGTGCGCATCGCCGACCTGCTGAAGACCATGGTCGCGCGCGGCGCATCCGACATCCACCTGCAGGCGGGAGCGCCGCCGCACACGCGCATCGACGGCGAGCTGCAGCCCTACGAGGGGGTGCCACCGCTCACGCCGGAGCAGACCGAGCAGATCGCGCTGGCCATGATGACCGAGTCGCAGCGCGACCTGTTCAGGCACAGGCACGAGATCGACTTCGCCTTCAACATCCCCAACATCGCCCGCTTCCGCTGCAACGTGCTCAGGCAGCGCGGTTCGGTGGGCATCGTCATGCGCGTGATCCGCGACGCGATCCCCAGCTTCGAGGCGCTCGGCCTCCCCAACGCCGTCGTCACCGAGCTGGCGAGCCAGCCGCGCGGCCTCGTGCTCGTCACCGGCCCCACCGGGTCGGGCAAGACGACGACGCTGGCGGCGATGATCGACTTCATCAACCGCCGCTTCGCGAAGAACGTCATCACGATCGAGGACCCCATCGAGATCCTCCACCGCAACCAGAAGAGCCTCGTCGTGCAGCGCGAGATCGGCCTGGACACGTCCGACTTCGTGGGGGCGCTGAAGTACGCGATGCGCCAGGACCCCGACGTGATCATGGTCGGCGAGATGCGCGACAAGGAGACCGTCGAGGCCGCGCTGTCCGCGGCCCAGACCGGCCACCTCGTCTTCAGCACGCTGCACACGCTCGACGCGATACGCACCGTCAACCGCATCATCGACTTCTTCCCGCCGCACGAGCGCGACCAGATCCGCATCCTGCTCGCCGACTCGCTCCTCGGCATCCTCAGCCAGCGCCTGCTGCCGCGCGCCGACGGTCCCGGGCGCGCGCTGGCGGTCGAGGTGCTGGTGAACACGCCCCTGATCCGCGACTACATCAAGGACGAGGAGAAGACGCCCCTGATCAAGGAGGCGCTCATGCAGGACAACCTGCGCGGGATGCAGACGTTCGACCAGCACCTGGTCGAGCTCTACCTGCAGGGGCGCATCACGCTGGAGGACGCGACGTTCACGGCCACCTCCCCGCACGAGTTCCGGCTCATGGTCACGCAGCAGCGCGGCGGGCTGGGGATCGAGGAGGAGCGCGAGTTCGAGCGCCTCGTGCAGCCGCGGGGGCCGCTGGGCTGA
- a CDS encoding amino acid ABC transporter ATP-binding protein — MSDAVASNVVRADAPPGGERIIEIEGLNKWFGDFHVLRDINMSVNKGEVVVVIGPSGSGKSTLIRCINRLEDHQEGRIVVDGVELTDDVRAIDRIRRETGMVFQQFNLFPHLTVLENITLAPIRVRKWKRSEAEERAMFYLEKVGIPEQARKYPGQLSGGQQQRVAIARSLTMGPKVMLFDEPTSALDPEVIGEVLDVMVALAKEGMTMIVVTHEMGFAREVGDRVVFMDAGQIVEVGTPEHFFQNPREQRTRAFLSKIL, encoded by the coding sequence ATGAGCGACGCCGTCGCCAGCAACGTCGTCAGGGCCGACGCCCCGCCTGGGGGCGAGAGGATCATCGAGATCGAGGGCCTCAACAAGTGGTTCGGTGACTTCCACGTCCTGCGCGACATCAACATGTCGGTGAACAAGGGCGAGGTCGTGGTGGTCATCGGGCCGTCCGGCTCCGGGAAGTCGACGCTGATCCGCTGTATCAACAGGCTCGAGGACCACCAGGAGGGCCGCATCGTCGTCGACGGGGTCGAGCTCACCGACGACGTCAGGGCCATCGACCGCATCCGCCGCGAGACCGGCATGGTGTTCCAGCAGTTCAACCTCTTCCCGCACCTCACGGTGCTCGAGAACATCACGCTCGCGCCCATCAGGGTCCGCAAGTGGAAGAGGAGCGAGGCCGAGGAGCGGGCGATGTTCTACCTCGAGAAGGTGGGCATCCCCGAGCAGGCCCGCAAGTACCCCGGCCAGCTCTCGGGCGGCCAGCAGCAGCGCGTCGCCATCGCACGGTCCCTGACGATGGGGCCGAAGGTGATGCTGTTCGACGAGCCCACCTCGGCGCTGGACCCCGAGGTGATCGGCGAGGTCCTCGACGTCATGGTCGCGCTGGCCAAGGAGGGCATGACGATGATCGTCGTGACGCACGAGATGGGCTTCGCTCGCGAGGTCGGCGACCGCGTCGTGTTCATGGACGCCGGCCAGATCGTCGAGGTCGGCACGCCCGAGCACTTCTTCCAGAACCCGCGCGAGCAGAGGACGCGCGCGTTCCTCTCGAAGATCCTCTAG
- a CDS encoding amino acid ABC transporter permease, whose protein sequence is MIEARKPPIRQTGPVAWARRNLFGGIADTIVTLVGGALLVWALYSLLTWVFTGAHWEQVWNNLKLFAVYRFPTHLLWRPFTMVALVMFLLGIGAAGDKYESLIVRGVFRWFMYAAGALAVVGLVFWPSVRFGWLAVALAGMAGLGLGTVVPSVRRLLPWLWGASVVVAFLLLYGVFEDGPLVRVSTRLWGGFLLTLVLSVVGIVVSFPLGILLALGRRSDLPVIKVACTAFIEVVRGAPLITWLFIASLLVPLLLGLSDPDSISALARSMVAVTLFSAAYMAENVRGGLQAVPRGQVEAARALGLSGWQTTLLIVLPQALRAVIPAIVGQAIGLFKDTSLVFIVGLFDFFNVADVVANQPASLLVPGGIRLELSLFLAVVYWFFAYRMSAASRQLETQLGVGVR, encoded by the coding sequence GTGATCGAGGCCAGGAAGCCCCCCATCAGGCAGACGGGTCCCGTGGCCTGGGCCCGCCGGAACCTGTTCGGCGGGATCGCCGACACGATCGTGACGCTCGTCGGGGGCGCCCTGCTCGTGTGGGCCCTCTACTCCCTCCTGACCTGGGTCTTCACCGGGGCGCACTGGGAGCAGGTCTGGAACAACCTCAAGCTCTTCGCCGTCTACCGGTTCCCGACCCATCTGCTGTGGCGCCCCTTCACGATGGTCGCCCTCGTCATGTTCCTGCTCGGCATCGGCGCCGCGGGCGACAAGTACGAGAGCCTGATCGTCAGGGGCGTGTTCAGGTGGTTCATGTACGCCGCCGGCGCGCTCGCCGTCGTCGGCCTGGTCTTCTGGCCGTCGGTGCGCTTCGGCTGGCTGGCCGTGGCGCTGGCCGGCATGGCGGGCCTCGGCCTCGGGACCGTGGTCCCCAGCGTGCGGCGCCTCCTCCCCTGGCTGTGGGGGGCGTCGGTCGTCGTCGCCTTCCTGCTCCTCTACGGCGTCTTCGAGGACGGCCCGCTCGTGCGCGTGAGCACGCGCCTGTGGGGCGGCTTCCTGCTCACCCTGGTGCTGTCGGTGGTGGGCATCGTCGTCAGCTTCCCGCTCGGCATCCTGCTGGCGCTGGGCCGACGCAGCGACCTCCCCGTCATCAAGGTCGCCTGCACCGCGTTCATCGAGGTCGTGCGCGGCGCGCCGCTCATCACCTGGCTGTTCATCGCCTCGCTCCTCGTGCCGCTGCTCCTGGGGCTCTCGGACCCGGACAGCATCAGCGCCCTCGCGCGGTCGATGGTCGCCGTCACGCTCTTCAGCGCCGCCTACATGGCCGAGAACGTGCGCGGCGGGCTGCAGGCGGTGCCGCGCGGCCAGGTCGAGGCGGCGCGGGCGCTGGGGCTCTCCGGCTGGCAGACGACGCTCCTCATCGTCCTGCCGCAGGCGCTGCGGGCGGTGATACCGGCGATCGTCGGTCAGGCGATCGGCCTGTTCAAGGACACGTCGCTGGTGTTCATCGTCGGCCTGTTCGACTTCTTCAACGTCGCCGACGTGGTCGCGAACCAGCCGGCCTCGCTGCTCGTGCCGGGCGGCATCCGCCTGGAGCTGTCGCTGTTCCTGGCCGTCGTCTACTGGTTCTTCGCCTACCGCATGAGCGCGGCCTCGCGGCAGCTCGAGACCCAGCTGGGCGTGGGCGTCAGGTGA